A region from the Tigriopus californicus strain San Diego chromosome 9, Tcal_SD_v2.1, whole genome shotgun sequence genome encodes:
- the LOC131886537 gene encoding kinase D-interacting substrate of 220 kDa-like: MSILCPVSSFPAVRDHLFDGAERGNLSLVRNAIEEGFSPNVFDPSSSLTPLMIACDNEHLGIVEYLIRHGADVNAHPQCYPCGAHTPLSRAAKTGNVAIVRTLIKAGANLTYQDADLRTALTTACDNERIECVQYLLNEGADIDHTTYFGTTCISAAISQNSTDMVELLIKRGASNIDRDLALINAVTSGNLRILQQIIGTGLFGDSVTGNSRYIDEPTNSVGNNALVIAIQAGRLDMVKFLIESGSKLDQSFKNYPMAFARSMWQPNMVGTKSSNF; the protein is encoded by the coding sequence ATGTCTATTCTCTGTCCAGTTAGCTCATTTCCCGCTGTCCGAGATCATCTCTTTGACGGGGCTGAAAGGGGAAACTTGTCCCTGGTTCGGAACGCTATTGAAGAAGGCTTTTCGCCCAACGTCTTTGACCCATCGAGCAGTCTCACTCCACTCATGATTGCCTGCGATAATGAGCACCTGGGAATTGTCGAGTACCTCATTCGACATGGCGCAGATGTCAATGCTCACCCTCAATGTTATCCTTGTGGAGCACATACACCTTTAAGCCGGGCGGCAAAAACAGGAAATGTGGCCATTGTTCGAACACTTATAAAGGCTGGAGCCAATCTGACCTATCAAGATGCAGACTTGCGGACAGCGTTGACCACCGCTTGCGACAATGAACGAATCGAATGTGTTCAATATCTCTTAAACGAAGGGGCCGACATCGACCACACAACTTATTTTGGAACCACTTGCATCAGCGCTGCCATAAGCCAGAACTCTACCGACATGGTAGAGCTCTTGATCAAAAGAGGTGCTAGCAACATCGATCGAGATTTGGCATTGATCAATGCCGTCACATCCGGGAACTTGCGCATCCTTCAACAAATTATTGGAACGGGGCTCTTCGGTGACTCCGTTACTGGCAATTCAAGATACATTGACGAGCCCACCAATAGTGTGGGTAATAATGCTTTAGTCATCGCCATCCAAGCTGGTCGGCTGGATATGGTTAAGTTTTTGATTGAGTCGGGATCAAAATTGGACCAATCTTTCAAGAACTATCCAATGGCCTTTGCCCGATCTATGTGGCAGCCGAATATGGTCGGTAcgaaatcatcaaatttttAG